A genomic segment from Takifugu rubripes chromosome 20, fTakRub1.2, whole genome shotgun sequence encodes:
- the dock7 gene encoding dedicator of cytokinesis protein 7 isoform X11 yields the protein MAERRAFAQKISRTVAAEVRKQIAGQYGGSPQLFKNLNVGTATSNTVPLTESVEPVDFEEYLITHPPIVESGPLRDLIEFPQDDIEVIYSPRECRTVAQGVPEEGDTDAHVRDCVRSYTEDWALVNRRYHKLGTGFNPNTLDKQKERQKGLPKQVFEADEMPETSTYQDDQDDLKRRSMSIDDTPRGSWACSIFDLKNSLPDVLLPHLLDRAPNEEIDRHNEDQRKCHRNRELFALYPALDEEEPIERHCVPEVPKEHFGQRLLVKCLSLKFEIEIEPIFASLALYDVKEKKKISENFFFDLNSEQTKAMLRPHVQTAAISTLARSAIFSITYPSQDVFLVIKLEKVLQQGDIGECAEPYMVMKESDATKNKEKLEKLRSQSEQFCQRLGRYRMPFAWTAIHLMNIVNSAGSLERDTELEMSLSERKGSWSERRNSSIMGRRSLERTTSGDESCSLTGFRPATLTITNFFKQEGDRLSDEDLYKFLADMRRPSSVLRRLRPITAQLKLDISPAPENPHYCLTPDLLQVKPYPDSRVRPTREILEFPARDVYVPNTTYRNLLYVYPQSLNFANRQGSARNITVKVQFMNGEDPNNALPVIFGKSSCGDFAREAYTSVVYHNRSPDFHDEVKIKLPASLSDHHHILFTFYHVSCQQKQNTPLETPVGYTWIPMLQSGRLRTGHFCLPVSLEKPPQSYSVLSPDVPLPGMKWVDNHRGVFNVEVVTVSAIHTQDQYLDKFFALVHALDEHMFPVRIGDMRIMENNLEAELKSSIAALNSAQLEPVVRFLHLLLDKLVLLVVRPPVIAGQIVNLGQASFEVMATIANRLYKYLDASQDMHGRNGLLSSYIHYVFRLPSTDPNSHSPGPGGLGGSVHYATMARSAVRPASLNLNRSRSLSNSNPDISGTPTSPDDEVRSIIGSKGLDRSNSWVHTMGCKSAPWGSSPGSAPETMQAMERCGNRMSSHTESASFLQTLTGRLPTKKLFHEELALQWVVSSGSIREGALQQAWFFFELMVKSIIHHLYFTDRLESPRKNRFPERFMDDITALVSTIAGDIVSRFQKDLELVERLNTSLAFFLNDLLSVMDRGFVFTLIRAYWKQVSTKLYALQNPTLESLRLDFLRIICSHEHYVTLNLPCCLLTPPASPSPSVSSATSQSSGFSTHVQDQKIANMFELSAPFREQHFLAGLVLSELSVILDPENEGMFGLHKKVVSVVHNLLSSHDSDPRYADPEVKARVAMLYLPLIGIVMETLPQLYDFSESHNQWGRPGCPQGAAVGCSGEDAEGEANSLISQTVAMAIAGTATASPISRPSSFLLNSQASRQHGSFTAESSRSLLICLLWVLKNADEMVLQKWFTDLSVSQLNRLLDLLFLCVSCFEYKGKKAFERMNSLTFKKSKDMKAKLEEAILGSIGARQEMVRRSRGQLERSPSGSAFGSQENLRWRKDMTHWRQNNEKMDKTRAELEHEALIDGNLATEANLIILDTLEIVVQTVSVTESKESVLGGVLKVLLHSMACNQSALYLQHCFATQRALVSKFPELLFEEETEQCADLCLRLLRSCSSSISIIRAHASASLYLLMRQNFEIGNNFARVKMQVTMSLSSLVGTSQNFNEEFLRRSLKTILTYAEEDLELRETTFPDQVQDLVFNLHMILSDTVKMKEHQEDPEMLIDLMYRIAKGYQTSPDLRLTWLQNMAGKHSERNNHAEAAQCLVHSAALVAEYLSMLEDRKYLPVGCVTFQHISSNVLEESAVSDDVVSPDEEGICSGKYFTEIGLVGLLEQAAASFSMAGMYEAVNEVYKVLIPIHEANRDAKKLATIHGKLQEAFSKIVHQDGKRMFGTYFRVGFYGSKFGDLDEQEFVYKEPAITKLAEISHRLEGFYGERFGEDQVEVIKDSNPVDKCKLDPNKAFVQITYVEPYFDTYEMKDRITYFDKNYNLRRFVYCTPFTLDGRAHGDLHEQYKRKTILTTSHAFPYIKTRINIIHKEEIISTPIEVAIEDMQKKTQELAFATHQDPADAKMLQMVLQGSVGTTVNQGPLEVAQVFLSEIPSDPKLYRHHNKLRLCFKDFTKRCEDALRKNKSLIGPDQKEYQRELERNYHRLKEALQPLINRKIPQLYKPVLQVNSHRDSFSRLSLRKLDI from the exons ATGGCTGAACGCCGCGCCTTCGCCCAGAAAATCAGCAG GACTGTGGCAGCAGAGGTTAGGAAGCAGATAGCTGGCCAATATGGTGGTTCACCACAACTCTTCAAAAACCTCAATGTGGGGACCGCAACAAGCAATACA GTTCCTCTAACAGAATCAGTTGAGCCAGTGGATTTTGAAGAGTATCTCATCACTCACCCACCCATTGTGGAATCAGGCCCCCTGAGAGATCTGATTGAATTTCCCCAAGATGATATTGAGGTCATCTACTCACCCAGGGAGTGTCGCACAGTAGCACAAGGTGTTCCAGAGGAAGG CGATACTGATGCTCATGTCAGAGACTGCGTCCGGTCCTACACAGAAGACTGGGCTCTTGTCAACAGAAG GTACCACAAACTGGGTACGGGCTTTAATCCCAACACCTTGGACAAGCAGAAAGAGCGTCAGAAAGGTCTGCCTAAACAAGTGTTTGAGGCTGATGAAATGCCAGAAACTAGCACCTACCAGGATGACCAG GACGATCTAAAGCGGAGGTCCATGTCCATCGATGACACCCCTCGTGGCAGCTGGGCCTGCAGCATCTTTGACTTGAAGAATTCCCTCCCTGACGTGCTCCTCCCGCACCTCCTTGACCGCGCTCCAAACGAGGAGATAGACCGGCACAACGAGGACCAGCGCAAGTGCCACCGCAACCGTGAACTTTTCGCTTTGTACCCGGCCCTCGATGAG GAGGAACCCATTGAACGCCACTGTGTGCCTGAAGTGCCCAAAGAACACTTTGGCCAGAGGCTACTTGTCAAGTGCTTATCCTTGAA GTTTGAGATTGAAATTGAACCCATATTTGCAAGTTTGGCCTTATATGAtgtaaaggaaaagaagaag atTTCAGAAAACTTTTTCTTCGACCTTAACTCTGAGCAAACGAAAGCGATGCTGCGACCGCATGTGCAGACTGCAGCCATCTCCACACTGGCACGGTCTGCAATATTCTCCATCACCTATCCCTCCCAGGACGTCTTCCTTGTCATTAAG TTGGAAAAAGTACTGCAGCAAGGTGATATTGGAGAATGTGCTGAGCCCTATATGGTGATGAAAGAGTCAGATGCTACAAAG aacaaagaaaagctggagAAGCTTCGCAGCCAGTCGGAGCAGTTCTGCCAACGTCTCGGCCGGTACCGAATGCCATTTGCCTGGACCGCCATCCACTTGATGAACATTGTAAACAGTGCTGGTAGTCTGGAGAGAGATACTGAGCTGGAGATGAGCCTGTCAG AAAGAAAAGGCTCATGGTCAGAGCGGAGGAACTCAAGCATCATGGGAAGGCGTTCTCTGGAGAGGACCACCAGTGGAGATGAATCCTGCAGTCTGACGGGCTTTAGACCTGCAACACTTACCATTACCAATTTCTTCAAACAG gAGGGAGACAGATTGAGTGATGAAGACTTGTACAAATTCCTAGCTGATATGAGAAGGCCTTCCTCAGTGCTGAGGAGACTCAGACCAATAACAG CTCAGTTGAAGTTGGACATTTCTCCAGCTCCAGAGAACCCCCATTATTgcttgacccctgacctcctCCAGGTTAAGCCGTACCCAGACAGCAGGGTGCGTCCCACTAGGGAGATCTTGGAGTTCCCCGCCAGAGATGTCTATGTGCCAAATACCACATACAG GAATCTTCTGTACGTGTACCCGCAGAGTCTAAACTTCGCCAATCGCCAAGGATCTGCCCGCAACATCACAGTCAAAGTGCAATTTATGAACGGAGAGGACCCAAACAACGCACTGCCGGTAATATTTGGGAAGTCCAGCTGTGGAGATTTTGCCAGGGAAGCCTACACTTCTGTGGTCTATCATAACCG ATCCCCAGATTTTCACGATGAGGTCAAGATTAAACTTCCCGCCTCACTGTCGGATCACCACCACATTCTCTTcactttttatcacgtcagctGCCAGCAAAAGCAGAATACGCCGTTGGAGACCCCTGTGGGATACACG TGGATCCCCATGCTGCAGAGCGGGCGCCTGAGAACAGGACACTTCTGCTTGCCTGTATCTCTGGAAAAACCCCCACAATCATATTCTGTGCTCTCACCTGAT GTTCCTCTCCCGGGAATGAAGTGGGTGGACAACCATCGAGGGGTATTTAATGTGGAAGTGGTCACTGTTTCAGCCATTCACACTCAG GACCAGTACCTTGATAAGTTCTTTGCCTTGGTACACGCCCTGGACGAGCACATGTTCCCGGTCAGGATAGGAGACATGCGGATCATGGAAAACAACCTGGAGGCTGAGCTCAAATCCAGCATTGCAGCACTCAACTCTGCTCAGCTGGAGCCCGTGGTCCGATTTCTTCACCTTCTACTCGACAAGCTGGTGTTGCTGGTCGTGCGTCCGCCGGTCATCGCCGGGCAAATAG TGAACCTGGGCCAGGCGTCGTTCGAGGTCATGGCAACCATTGCAAACCGTCTCTATAAATACCTGGACGCCAGCCAGGACATGCATGGCCGAAATGGCTTACTGTCCTCGTATATCCACTATGTGTTCCGCTTGCCCAGCACTGACCCCAACTCACACTCTCCAG GTCCAGGAGGGTTGGGAGGTTCGGTTCATTATGCAACCATGGCCCGCTCAGCTGTTCGTCCAGCCAGCCTCAATCTGAACCGTTCCCGCAGCCTCAGCAACAGCAACCCGGACATCTCCGGAACACCCACGTCACCAGATGACGAGGTCCGCTCCATCATTGGCAGCAAG GGCTTAGACCGCTCCAACTCGTGGGTGCACACCATGGGCTGTAAGAGTGCCCCCTGGGGATCCAGCCCTGGGTCCGCTCCAGAAACCATGCAG GCCATGGAGCGCTGTGGCAATCGCATGTCTTCGCACACTGAGAGCGCCAGTTTCTTGCAAACATTAACAGGACGGTTGCCCACAAAAAAG CTGTTCCACGAAGAGCTGGCCCTGCAGTGGGTGGTGAGCAGTGGGAGCATCCGAGAAGGTGCCCTGCAGCAGGCCTGGTTTTTCTTTGAACTGATG GTGAAGAGCATTATTCACCACCTGTACTTCACTGATCGCTTGGAGTCACCCAGGAAGAACCGTTTCCCCGAACGCTTcatggatgacatcacagcccTGGTCAGCACCATTGCAGGTGACATCGTATCTCGTTTCCAGAAG GACCTGGAGCTGGTGGAGAGACTAAACACAAGCCTGGCGTTCTTCCTCAACGATTTGTTGTCGGTCATGGACAGAGGCTTCGTCTTCACCCTAATCAGAGCGTACTGGAAACAG GTGTCGACAAAGCTTTATGCTCTGCAGAACCCAACCTTGGAGTCTctgaggctggactttctgcgcATCATTTGTAGCCATGAACATTATGTTACACTCAACCTGCCTTGCTGTCTGCTCACCCCACCCGCCTCACCTTCACCCTCTGTGTCTTCAGCAACCTCACAG aGTTCTGGTTTCTCCACACATGTCCAGGACCAAAAGATAGCCAATATGTTTGAGCTGTCTGCCCCCTTCAGGGAACAGCACTTTCTGGCTGGACTGGTGCTGTCTGAACTGTCTGTAATATTGGACCCTGAAAATGAAGG GATGTTTGGCCTCCATAAAAAAGTGGTCAGCGTCGTTCACAACCTCCTGTCCAGCCATGACTCTGACCCACGCTATGCTGACCCTGAGGTGAAGGCCAGGGTCGCCATGCTTTACCTGCCCCTCATTGGCATCGTCATGGAAACGCTACCACAACTCTATGACTTTTCAG AGTCCCATAACCAGTGGGGGCGGCCAGGCTGTCCGCAGGGTGCAGCAGTGGGCTGCAGTGGTGAAGACGCTGAAGGTGAGGCTAACAGCCTAATCAGCcagactgttgccatggcaatagCGGGAACCGCCACCGCTTCCCCTATATCTCGACCGAGTAGCTTCTTGCTGAACTCGCAG GCGAGTCGTCAACACGGTAGCTTCACGGCCGAGTCAAGTCGCAGTCTTCTCATCTGTCTGCTGTGGGTACTGAAGAATGCTGATGAGATGGTGTTACAGAAATGGTTCACAGATTTGTCTGTGTCACAGTTGAACCGCCTGCTggatctcctcttcctctgtgtctcttGCTTTGAGTACAAG GGAAAGAAGGCGTTCGAAAGAATGAACAGCTTAACTTTTAAGAAGTCCAAAGACATGAAGGccaagctggaggaggccaTACTGGGCAGCATCGGGGCCAGACAGGAGATGGTGCGACGCAGCAGAGGGCAGCTAG AACGGAGTCCATCTGGCAGTGCCTTCGGCAGTCAGGAGAATCTACGCTGGAGAAAGGACATGACCCACTGGAggcaaaataatgaaaagatGGACAA gaccagagcagagctggaacatGAAGCCCTCATCGATGGAAATCTTGCAACTGAGGCCAACCTGATTATCCTGGACACCTTAGAGATTGTTGTGCAG ACGGTGTCTGTGACGGAGTCGAAGGAGAGCGTCCTCGGTGGCGTCCTGAAGGTGCTGCTCCACAGCATGGCCTGCAACCAGAGCGCCCTCTACCTCCAGCACTGCTTTGCCACCCAGAGGGCACTGGTATCGAAG TTTcctgagctgctgtttgaggaggAGACCGAGCAGTGTGCTGACCTGTGCCTGAGGCTgttgaggagctgcagcagcagcatcagcatcatcagagCCCACGCCAGCGCGTCGCTCTACCTGCTCATGAGGCAAAACTTTGAGATCGGCAAC AACTTTGCAAGAGTGAAGATGCAGGTGACCATGTCGCTTTCATCCCTGGTGGGGACGTCTCAAAATTTTAACGAGGAGTTCTTACGTCGCTCCCTGAAGACCATCCTCACCTACGCAGAAGAAGACTTGGAGCTGAGAGAGACCACATTCCCAGACCAG GTTCAGGACCTGGTCTTTAATCTACACATGATCCTGTCTGACACCGTCAAGATGAAGGAGCACCAGGAAGACCCCGAAATGCTAATAGATCTGATGTACAG GATTGCTAAGGGTTACCAGACGTCACCTGACCTGCGCCTGACGTGGCTCCAGAACATGGCTGGTAAACACTCGGAGAGGAACAACCACGCCGAGGCGGCTCAGTGTCTGGTTCACAGCGCCGCTCTGGTTGCAGAATACCTGAGCATGCTCGAGGACCGCAAGTATCTGCCCGTGGGCTGCGTCACCttccag catatTTCCTCCAACGTGCTGGAGGAATCCGCCGTCTCTGATGATGTGGTGTCACCAGACGAGGAGGGCATATGCTCAGGGAAATACTTCACGGAGATCGGCCTTGTGGGCCTCCTGGAGCAGGCGGCTGCTTCCTTCTCTATG GCGGGCATGTACGAGGCCGTAAATGAAGTGTACAAGGTCCTCATCCCTATCCACGAAGCCAACAGGGACGCCAAGAAGCTAGCCACCATTCATGGTAAACTACAGGAAGCATTCAGCAAAATCGTACATCAG GACGGAAAGAGGATGTTTGGTACGTACTTTAGAGTCGGCTTTTACGGCTCAAAATTTGGCGACCTGGACGAGCAGGAGTTTGTGTACAAGGAGCCGGCCATCACCAAGCTGGCAGAGATCTCtcacaggctggag GGTTTTTATGGGGAGCGCTTTGGAGAGGACCAGGTGGAGGTCATCAAGGACTCAAACCCAGTGGACAAGTGCAAGCTGGACCCAAACAAG GCCTTCGTCCAGATCACGTACGTGGAGCCGTACTTCGACACCTACGAAATGAAGGACCGCATCACTTACTTCGACAAGAACTACAACCTCCGGCGCTTCGTCTACTGCACCCCCTTCACGCTGGACGGGCGGGCGCACGGGGACCTGCACGAGCAGTACAAGCGCAAGACCATCCTCACCACGTCCCACGCCTTCCCGTACATCAAGACGCGCATCAACATCATCCACAAGGAGGAG attatCTCCACGCCCATCGAGGTGGCCATAGAGGACATGCAGAAGAAGACTCAGGAGCTGGCCTTCGCCACGCACCAGGACCCGGCCGACGccaagatgctgcagatggtccTGCAGGGATCGGTGGGAACCACCGTCAACCag GGTCCTTTGGAAGTGGCTCAGGTCTTCCTGTCGGAGATTCCCAGCGATCCGAAGCTGTACAGGCACCACAACAAGCTACGGCTCTGCTTCAAAGACTTCACCAAAAG GTGTGAGGACGCCCTGCGTAAGAACAAGAGCCTGATCGGGCCGGACCAGAAGGAGtaccagagggagctggagaggaacTACCACCGCCTGAAGGAGGCGCTGCAGCCCCTCATCAACAGGAAGATCCCTCAGCTTTATAAACCTGTGCTGCAGGTCAACTCGCACAG AGATTCCTTCAGCAGGTTGAGTCTCCGTAAGCTCGACATCTGA